In Streptomyces puniciscabiei, a single genomic region encodes these proteins:
- a CDS encoding inorganic phosphate transporter — protein sequence MESFSLILAIVVVTALAFDFTNGFHDTANAMATTISTGALKPKIAVTMSAALNLVGAFLSVEVANTISKGLVDETGIRPEVIFAALVGAILWNLLTWLVGLPSSSSHALMGGLIGATVASAGFGAVHGDVLVTKVLLPAVAAPIVAGVASMLATRFSYGIGGKAEGEATRKGYRAGQIASAGLVSLAHGTNDAQKTMGIITLALIAGGAIAPGSNPPTWVILSAGLAIALGTYIGGWRIIRTMGKGLTDLEPRQGFAAQTSAATAILASSHLGFSLSTTHVVSGSVMGAGLGRKGGVVRWSTASRMAIAWVLTLPAAALVGAGAESVTGLGGWGTALVAVFLVAASAAIWKISRREVVDHTNVVDGPEEPAGVVTAAIAAVTPPPAGTISENLTATIPSPAATEPAPEAAPPAATV from the coding sequence ATGGAAAGCTTCTCGCTGATCCTCGCGATAGTGGTGGTAACCGCGCTCGCGTTCGATTTCACGAACGGTTTCCACGACACCGCCAACGCGATGGCCACCACCATCTCCACAGGCGCGCTGAAGCCCAAGATCGCGGTGACCATGTCCGCCGCGCTCAACCTGGTGGGCGCCTTCCTCTCCGTGGAGGTCGCCAACACGATCTCCAAGGGTCTCGTCGACGAGACCGGCATCCGTCCCGAGGTCATCTTCGCCGCCCTGGTCGGCGCGATCCTCTGGAACCTGCTGACCTGGCTGGTGGGCCTCCCCTCGAGCTCCTCGCACGCCCTGATGGGCGGCCTGATCGGTGCCACCGTCGCCTCCGCCGGCTTCGGCGCCGTGCACGGTGACGTCCTGGTCACCAAGGTGCTGCTCCCCGCGGTCGCCGCGCCGATCGTGGCGGGCGTCGCCTCGATGCTGGCCACCCGGTTCTCCTACGGCATCGGCGGCAAGGCCGAGGGCGAGGCCACCCGCAAGGGCTACCGCGCCGGCCAGATCGCCTCCGCCGGCCTGGTCTCCCTCGCCCACGGCACCAACGACGCCCAGAAGACGATGGGCATCATCACCCTCGCGCTGATCGCGGGCGGTGCCATCGCCCCGGGCTCGAACCCTCCCACCTGGGTCATCCTCTCCGCCGGCCTGGCCATCGCGCTCGGCACCTACATCGGCGGCTGGCGGATCATCCGCACCATGGGCAAGGGCCTGACCGACCTGGAGCCGCGCCAGGGCTTCGCCGCCCAGACCAGCGCCGCGACCGCCATCCTGGCCTCCTCGCACCTGGGCTTCTCCCTCTCCACCACGCACGTCGTCTCCGGCTCGGTGATGGGCGCGGGCCTCGGCCGCAAGGGCGGGGTGGTCCGCTGGTCCACCGCCAGCCGCATGGCGATCGCCTGGGTGCTCACCCTCCCGGCCGCCGCGCTGGTCGGCGCGGGCGCCGAGTCCGTCACGGGTCTCGGTGGCTGGGGCACCGCGCTGGTCGCCGTCTTCCTGGTCGCCGCGAGCGCCGCGATCTGGAAGATCTCCCGCCGCGAGGTCGTCGACCACACCAACGTCGTCGACGGGCCCGAGGAGCCGGCCGGTGTGGTGACCGCCGCCATCGCCGCGGTGACCCCGCCCCCGGCGGGCACGATCAGCGAGAACCTGACGGCCACGATCCCCTCGCCGGCCGCCACCGAGCCCGCGCCCGAGGCCGCCCCGCCGGCCGCGACCGTCTGA
- a CDS encoding lysozyme, with protein sequence MASERTPLRHRAGVLAAATAVLALMGTSAVAAAPEARASGLPRGHDVSSHQKRVDWAAARSRGARFVYVKATESTDYRNPYFSQQYNGAREAGLYRGAYHFARPDRSSGARQASYFVRHGGDWRADGRTLPPALDIEYNPYNKKHKCYGLGWKRMVRWIRSFSNEVKRETGRRPVIYTTAQWWRTCTGNSRAFARSHALWIARHGTSRPGKLPGGWRYWTFWQYGSRGRLPGDQNLFNGSPSRLRAFARGR encoded by the coding sequence ATGGCCAGCGAACGCACCCCTCTCCGTCACCGCGCCGGTGTCCTCGCAGCGGCCACCGCGGTGCTCGCCCTCATGGGCACCTCGGCCGTGGCCGCCGCGCCCGAGGCACGCGCCTCGGGCCTGCCCCGGGGGCACGACGTCTCGTCCCACCAGAAGCGCGTCGACTGGGCGGCCGCCCGGTCCCGGGGCGCGCGGTTCGTCTACGTCAAGGCGACCGAGTCCACGGACTACCGCAACCCCTACTTCTCGCAGCAGTACAACGGTGCGCGCGAGGCGGGCCTGTACCGGGGCGCGTACCACTTCGCCCGGCCGGACAGGTCCTCCGGCGCCCGGCAGGCCTCGTACTTCGTGCGGCACGGCGGGGACTGGCGGGCGGACGGCCGGACGCTGCCGCCCGCGCTCGACATCGAATACAACCCGTACAACAAGAAGCACAAGTGCTACGGGCTGGGCTGGAAGCGGATGGTCCGCTGGATCCGGTCCTTCAGCAACGAGGTCAAGCGGGAGACCGGCCGCCGCCCGGTCATCTACACGACGGCCCAGTGGTGGCGGACGTGCACCGGCAACAGCCGCGCCTTCGCCAGGAGCCACGCCCTGTGGATCGCCCGGCACGGCACCTCGCGGCCGGGGAAGCTCCCAGGCGGGTGGCGGTACTGGACGTTCTGGCAGTACGGCAGCAGGGGGCGGCTGCCGGGTGACCAGAATCTCTTCAACGGCTCCCCGAGCCGGCTGCGGGCCTTCGCGCGGGGCCGGTAG
- a CDS encoding class II aldolase/adducin family protein, which produces MAEQRRDAERDRIWAELVGTARRTVADGLVVGTSGNVSARVGDLVLVTPSGVPYDRLGPDDITGVDLTGHQVLGTLVPTSELPMHLAVYRTTDARAVVHTHAVHATAVSTLVPELPLVHYMAAALGGPVRVAPYATYGTDELAEHMLRALAGRSGCLLQNHGTITYGAGLDQAYDRTAQLEWMCRLWLTASSVPGLTPSLLTEAQLAEVGERLKGYGQRR; this is translated from the coding sequence ATGGCTGAGCAGCGGCGGGACGCGGAACGGGACCGGATCTGGGCGGAGCTGGTCGGGACGGCACGGCGGACCGTAGCGGACGGGCTGGTGGTCGGCACCTCGGGGAACGTCTCGGCCCGCGTCGGCGACCTGGTGCTCGTCACCCCGTCCGGCGTGCCGTACGACCGGCTCGGCCCGGACGACATCACCGGCGTCGACCTCACCGGACACCAGGTGCTCGGCACGCTGGTGCCGACCAGCGAGCTGCCCATGCACCTCGCCGTCTACCGCACCACCGACGCCCGGGCGGTCGTCCACACCCACGCCGTGCACGCGACGGCGGTCTCCACGCTCGTGCCCGAGCTGCCGCTGGTCCACTACATGGCCGCCGCCCTCGGCGGCCCGGTGCGCGTCGCCCCCTACGCCACGTACGGCACCGACGAGCTCGCCGAGCACATGCTCCGCGCCCTGGCCGGCCGCTCCGGCTGCCTCCTGCAGAACCACGGCACGATCACCTACGGCGCCGGCCTCGACCAGGCCTACGACCGCACCGCCCAGCTGGAGTGGATGTGCCGTCTCTGGCTGACGGCGTCCTCGGTACCGGGCCTGACCCCGTCCCTGTTGACAGAGGCACAACTGGCCGAGGTCGGGGAACGCTTGAAGGGGTACGGCCAACGGAGGTGA